One genomic segment of Desulfocapsa sulfexigens DSM 10523 includes these proteins:
- a CDS encoding beta-ketoacyl-[acyl-carrier-protein] synthase family protein: MSSKKKTVYIAGIGIISPLGCGADDTEQSLLKNISAIAPLSADIFSIRTPPPLLVGQVTNLTESPLPRTHRLTIAAAQQAMKGQSQPPDAVILGTTTGGILTTENLLIESEKDPLKYRHHGLTTVAEELADALHCTGPALTVSTACSSGSVAISMACKMLQSGEAEWVLAGGADSLCRLTYFGFHSLQLVDPEGSRPLDKDRKGMSVAEGAGLLLLTTVKPEQPMGQILGCGLTCDAHHPAAPHPEGKGAFQAIRNAINSAGINARAIDYINLHGTGTPDNDLAESKAIRAVFANPPPLSSIKGATGHSLAASGAIEAVIAAICIQEGFLPGNTGHRTPDPELHIRPIMSPVSQPVSIILSNSFGFGGNNACLLFSKNGTVTAPSIASEHAPLTIVGKACITGVGHTRSSLETFSKLAVIGGTLDSKIISENLPARKVRRLKRFSRIALALAAAALEDSGLKESPQSVFMGSGWGALSETYDFIDKLQSSDEKFPSPIDFVGSVHNSAAGQIAIMHGARGANITSSGGDHSFEQALLAADSFLDEDSPSAFVLAVDEFHKQFSPLFDPSITTDTSPADGGGGFYLLRQAVPGRVSVQLKCYQKQTEDILESLVAGLGGTESLQNDCGMILAGIPAAVAHQGEEQLHQFMEKTGLDIPVIHYRMFTGEFASASSVAAVIAAQLLEDGVVDSSKKILVLGFGKYVTAMEFAIQ; encoded by the coding sequence TTGAGTAGTAAAAAAAAAACAGTTTATATTGCAGGCATTGGTATCATCAGTCCCCTTGGTTGCGGAGCTGATGATACGGAACAGTCTCTTCTAAAGAACATTTCTGCGATTGCACCCCTGAGTGCAGACATCTTTTCCATTCGCACCCCTCCCCCTCTTCTGGTGGGGCAGGTCACAAATCTTACTGAATCGCCCCTTCCCCGAACACATCGTTTAACAATTGCCGCTGCACAACAGGCAATGAAAGGACAGTCGCAGCCACCTGATGCTGTAATACTTGGAACAACCACGGGAGGAATTCTCACTACAGAAAACCTGCTTATTGAGAGTGAAAAGGATCCTCTGAAATACAGACACCACGGACTCACCACGGTGGCTGAAGAACTCGCAGATGCCCTCCACTGCACGGGTCCCGCACTCACTGTCTCCACTGCCTGTTCCTCGGGGAGCGTTGCCATCTCCATGGCTTGTAAAATGCTGCAGTCTGGTGAGGCGGAATGGGTGCTGGCAGGAGGAGCTGATTCCCTTTGCAGGCTGACCTACTTTGGATTTCATTCTCTTCAGCTGGTGGACCCCGAGGGCAGCAGACCACTGGATAAAGACAGAAAAGGAATGTCCGTTGCCGAGGGAGCGGGACTGCTCCTGCTCACCACCGTAAAGCCCGAGCAACCCATGGGCCAGATTCTTGGCTGTGGACTGACCTGTGACGCCCACCACCCTGCGGCGCCTCATCCAGAGGGAAAAGGCGCCTTCCAGGCCATACGCAATGCTATCAACTCTGCGGGAATTAATGCCCGCGCAATCGATTACATCAACCTTCACGGAACAGGTACTCCGGATAACGACTTGGCAGAATCGAAGGCAATACGGGCAGTCTTTGCCAATCCCCCGCCCCTCTCATCTATCAAAGGAGCGACGGGGCACAGTCTGGCCGCATCCGGTGCTATAGAAGCTGTTATTGCCGCAATCTGTATACAGGAGGGATTTCTGCCGGGTAACACCGGACACAGAACCCCGGACCCGGAATTGCATATAAGGCCCATTATGTCGCCTGTAAGTCAACCAGTCTCAATAATCCTCTCCAACTCCTTTGGATTTGGGGGAAATAATGCGTGCCTCCTTTTCTCAAAGAATGGAACAGTCACCGCACCCTCCATTGCTTCTGAACACGCCCCCTTAACCATAGTCGGAAAGGCTTGTATCACAGGAGTTGGCCATACCCGGAGCAGTCTGGAAACATTCTCCAAACTGGCAGTTATTGGTGGCACTCTTGACAGTAAAATCATCTCAGAGAACCTTCCAGCACGAAAGGTACGACGCCTGAAACGCTTTTCACGAATTGCCCTCGCCCTGGCCGCTGCTGCCCTTGAGGATTCCGGTCTCAAGGAATCACCCCAGTCCGTTTTTATGGGAAGTGGCTGGGGCGCACTTTCCGAGACCTATGATTTTATAGATAAACTGCAAAGCAGTGACGAAAAGTTCCCCAGCCCCATAGACTTTGTAGGTTCCGTTCACAACAGTGCTGCCGGACAGATTGCCATCATGCATGGGGCAAGGGGTGCGAATATCACCAGTAGTGGTGGTGACCATTCTTTTGAGCAGGCACTGCTTGCCGCAGACTCCTTTCTTGACGAAGATTCACCGTCCGCTTTCGTACTTGCTGTCGATGAGTTCCACAAACAGTTCTCACCGCTGTTTGATCCATCGATCACAACTGATACGTCCCCTGCTGATGGGGGGGGAGGGTTTTACCTCCTCAGACAGGCCGTCCCCGGAAGGGTCTCCGTTCAACTCAAGTGTTACCAGAAACAGACAGAAGATATACTGGAGTCGCTTGTTGCAGGTCTTGGTGGCACCGAATCACTGCAAAACGACTGCGGAATGATACTTGCCGGAATCCCCGCAGCCGTCGCCCACCAGGGAGAAGAACAGCTGCATCAGTTTATGGAGAAAACCGGGCTTGACATTCCGGTTATTCATTACAGGATGTTTACCGGAGAATTTGCCTCAGCTTCCAGTGTTGCTGCGGTTATAGCCGCACAACTTCTGGAAGACGGTGTTGTCGATTCCAGCAAGAAAATCCTGGTACTGGGTTTTGGGAAATACGTCACTGCCATGGAATTCGCCATTCAATGA
- a CDS encoding lipid biosynthesis B12-binding/radical SAM protein produces the protein MNVLLISPNTLTVPYPVYPIGLDYVAGSLSTRHQVQIADLNILGHDALGQMIGDFSPDIIGLSIRNIDNTESGNPLFFISEHKKLVDWLRTQSDAPIVGGGAGFTILPREIFDALELDYGIIGEGERLGELLEALENKGPLSNIPGLLTSSHPAIPAAPWGGILQRQPARNAHSQFYLDYGGMLNLQTKRGCSFRCIYCPYPHIEGKKHRLVDPETVAHMALSLQENGAKYIFITDSAFNSDVSHSLSVAESLKRNGLSIPWGGFFAPIKLPDDYFTRMKECGLKHVEFGTESLSQTMLKTYRKPFTPKDVISAHNQAVAAGLHAAHYFLLGGPGETVTTVDETLNCIEHLKKTVLFFFTGIRIYPHTRLYDIALEEGKISKNTSLLEPFYYESNAISHGEIEKQVSERGKERINWIVGSGGKKSAETVSKMHKRGFTGPLWEFLIR, from the coding sequence ATGAACGTCCTGCTCATCTCACCCAATACCCTCACCGTTCCCTATCCGGTATATCCCATTGGCCTTGATTATGTGGCCGGTTCCTTATCAACCAGGCATCAGGTTCAGATTGCAGATCTCAATATCCTGGGACATGATGCGCTTGGGCAAATGATAGGCGATTTTTCTCCGGATATTATAGGATTATCAATCCGTAACATTGACAACACCGAATCAGGCAATCCACTTTTTTTTATCAGCGAGCACAAAAAGCTTGTGGATTGGCTGCGAACCCAAAGTGACGCCCCCATTGTCGGTGGCGGCGCTGGGTTCACCATCCTTCCCCGTGAAATCTTCGACGCCCTTGAACTTGATTACGGCATTATAGGAGAGGGGGAACGCCTGGGAGAACTGCTTGAGGCACTTGAAAACAAGGGGCCACTCTCCAACATTCCTGGCCTGCTCACGAGCTCACATCCCGCTATTCCTGCCGCGCCCTGGGGGGGAATCCTGCAAAGACAACCAGCACGGAATGCCCATTCACAGTTCTATCTCGATTATGGCGGAATGCTTAACCTGCAGACAAAACGGGGCTGTTCTTTCCGCTGCATCTACTGCCCCTACCCCCATATTGAAGGAAAAAAACATCGTCTTGTTGATCCCGAAACTGTTGCCCATATGGCCCTTTCACTTCAGGAAAATGGCGCAAAATACATTTTCATCACCGACTCCGCCTTCAATTCAGATGTCAGCCACAGCCTCAGTGTAGCGGAGTCCCTTAAACGCAATGGCCTTTCAATCCCATGGGGGGGATTTTTTGCCCCCATTAAACTCCCGGATGATTATTTCACCCGGATGAAAGAGTGCGGCCTGAAACATGTCGAATTCGGCACGGAATCCCTCTCTCAAACAATGCTTAAGACCTACCGCAAACCCTTCACCCCCAAAGACGTTATCAGTGCCCATAATCAGGCCGTTGCTGCCGGACTCCACGCAGCCCATTATTTTCTGCTTGGTGGCCCAGGGGAGACCGTGACAACGGTGGACGAAACACTGAATTGTATAGAACATCTAAAAAAAACGGTACTCTTCTTTTTCACCGGCATCAGGATCTACCCTCATACCAGACTCTACGACATTGCTCTTGAGGAGGGGAAAATCAGCAAAAACACCAGTCTCCTGGAACCCTTCTATTATGAAAGTAATGCCATCAGTCATGGGGAAATAGAAAAACAGGTCTCAGAGCGCGGCAAAGAACGGATCAACTGGATCGTTGGATCCGGAGGAAAAAAGTCAGCCGAAACAGTGAGCAAGATGCATAAACGTGGGTTCACCGGGCCTCTCTGGGAGTTTTTGATCCGTTGA
- a CDS encoding ApeI family dehydratase, which translates to MWYSYISIGHDGENAVLARVTTDAASPWFAGHFPEDPILPGIAQINMVTETIARVLKKNLSLQSVARIKFKKLVRPGDILDIHAMAGKKENHYSFSITSMEEDVCSGRLVLAPKKEQ; encoded by the coding sequence ATGTGGTATTCGTATATTTCGATAGGACATGATGGAGAGAATGCAGTGCTTGCCCGGGTGACTACGGATGCTGCGTCGCCCTGGTTTGCAGGGCATTTTCCAGAAGACCCTATTTTACCGGGCATTGCCCAGATAAATATGGTAACTGAAACCATTGCAAGGGTTTTAAAGAAAAATCTATCGCTACAAAGTGTTGCCCGTATTAAATTTAAAAAGCTTGTCCGGCCCGGCGATATCCTTGATATCCACGCCATGGCAGGAAAAAAAGAAAACCACTATTCTTTCAGTATCACCAGCATGGAAGAAGATGTCTGCTCCGGCAGACTGGTGCTGGCCCCAAAAAAGGAGCAATAA
- a CDS encoding acyl carrier protein codes for MTTDTHQAITRIAEIIINELKLEDVTPETFDADLDLVDEIGIDSMDLATIALVLRDEYGIRIDEDDYPKLTTVRIIAEYITTKLAEKE; via the coding sequence ATGACAACCGATACACATCAGGCAATCACCCGTATTGCTGAAATAATCATCAATGAACTGAAGCTTGAAGATGTTACCCCTGAAACCTTTGATGCCGACCTTGATCTTGTGGATGAGATCGGGATTGACTCCATGGATCTTGCCACCATCGCCCTGGTCCTCCGTGATGAATATGGGATCAGAATCGATGAAGATGACTACCCGAAACTGACCACCGTGCGCATTATTGCTGAGTACATCACTACAAAACTGGCAGAAAAAGAGTAA
- a CDS encoding radical SAM protein, producing the protein MENAKDITEYKFSDIIASPSIKERFEKVRKYFFLRESTYDMSNRCNLRCEGCYYYAGETEKQFAEENLNPADWQQLMEAEKERGITFVVLAGAEPSYVPELCKTCYDTIPLGCIASNGLMPLAKEIDYRIHISVWGNDKTSLEIRKAKNMLVRQMENYQGDSRAIWVYTFTPVNIDQAREVTETLAANNHQITFNMFSAPTDYNGHLRHTPQTLAHTRAVMSELLAEFPETVVFSPYNIVAHTHEQGLHSLFSCSYPRMNPSTAIGLGRSFRQYRTDLQWDRAAACCVPDTDCDDCRHYAAGSAVVTARMYRHATTPQHFSAWLDYVDTYLAVWVKGYDKGENLCKEMIEPPEQS; encoded by the coding sequence ATGGAAAACGCAAAGGACATAACGGAGTATAAATTTTCCGATATTATCGCATCCCCCTCTATCAAAGAGCGCTTTGAAAAGGTACGCAAATATTTTTTTCTCCGTGAATCCACCTACGACATGAGCAATCGCTGCAATCTCCGTTGCGAAGGCTGTTATTATTATGCCGGAGAGACCGAGAAACAGTTCGCCGAAGAGAATCTCAACCCGGCCGACTGGCAGCAGCTCATGGAGGCCGAGAAAGAACGTGGCATTACCTTTGTGGTGCTCGCCGGAGCCGAGCCATCCTACGTCCCCGAACTCTGTAAAACATGTTATGACACTATTCCCCTGGGCTGCATTGCCAGCAATGGTCTGATGCCCCTGGCCAAAGAAATCGATTATCGCATCCATATTTCTGTCTGGGGAAATGACAAAACCAGCCTTGAAATCAGAAAGGCCAAGAATATGCTGGTCCGGCAGATGGAAAATTACCAGGGAGACTCAAGGGCTATCTGGGTTTACACCTTTACCCCCGTCAATATTGACCAGGCCCGGGAAGTGACGGAAACACTGGCTGCAAACAATCATCAGATTACCTTCAACATGTTTTCTGCCCCCACTGACTACAATGGGCATCTTCGCCACACCCCGCAAACGCTGGCCCATACCCGTGCTGTCATGAGTGAGCTTTTGGCCGAATTTCCGGAAACTGTTGTATTCTCCCCTTATAATATCGTGGCCCATACCCATGAACAGGGACTCCATTCCCTCTTTTCCTGCTCTTACCCGCGCATGAACCCATCAACCGCCATCGGGCTTGGGAGGTCGTTCCGTCAGTACCGTACCGACCTGCAGTGGGATCGAGCTGCTGCATGCTGCGTGCCGGACACGGACTGTGATGATTGCCGCCACTATGCTGCTGGAAGTGCCGTGGTTACAGCCAGGATGTATCGCCATGCAACTACCCCGCAGCATTTTTCCGCCTGGCTCGACTATGTGGATACCTATCTTGCAGTGTGGGTGAAAGGCTACGATAAAGGCGAAAACCTTTGTAAAGAAATGATTGAACCTCCAGAACAGAGTTGA
- a CDS encoding radical SAM protein encodes MKTVSSLLDPQWYERYKKISRLNIRSSIYDVTDRCNLRCKGCFFFSSGEHERAAEEKDIDKWHDFVEKEMDRGVNLAILIGGEPTLCMDRIEAFYKRLPTFCATNGLIKVPRDRFPDMMVGLSLWGDAEDEIALRGQDTFKITSANYGGDPHAYYLYTITPKQLGKTGKIIQKVQDIGLKVHMQLLSNDEDVNGFSWKPEELLDIRQEMDAMLDAYPNTVVSSKYYHEVITTGKMLGRTFGWSECPSVTILRDNRDPQPKRLTNFIRYASDLKTVHRCCTSETRDCSTCKDGAAHMSWVMVNKRAHIKTTKDLQNWIEVYEMFAKLYQFIPW; translated from the coding sequence ATGAAAACAGTCAGTTCCCTCCTCGATCCTCAATGGTACGAGCGCTATAAAAAAATATCCAGACTCAATATCCGCAGCTCCATCTACGATGTAACGGATCGCTGCAATCTTCGCTGTAAAGGCTGCTTCTTCTTTTCGTCCGGTGAGCACGAACGTGCCGCAGAAGAAAAGGATATAGACAAATGGCATGACTTTGTGGAAAAGGAGATGGATCGCGGCGTAAATCTAGCCATCCTTATCGGTGGTGAGCCCACACTCTGCATGGACAGAATTGAAGCATTTTACAAACGACTGCCCACCTTTTGTGCAACCAACGGACTCATCAAGGTTCCCCGTGATCGGTTCCCTGATATGATGGTTGGCCTCTCCCTCTGGGGTGATGCTGAGGACGAAATTGCCCTTCGCGGTCAGGACACCTTCAAAATTACCAGTGCCAACTATGGAGGTGATCCCCATGCCTACTATCTCTACACCATCACCCCGAAACAGCTGGGGAAAACCGGAAAGATAATTCAGAAGGTTCAGGATATCGGACTGAAGGTTCATATGCAGTTGCTTTCCAACGATGAGGATGTCAATGGATTTTCATGGAAACCTGAAGAACTGCTGGACATCCGCCAGGAGATGGATGCCATGCTTGATGCTTACCCCAATACGGTGGTCTCATCAAAATATTACCATGAAGTTATCACCACCGGAAAGATGCTGGGCCGAACATTTGGCTGGTCGGAATGTCCGTCGGTAACCATTTTACGTGACAATCGGGATCCGCAACCCAAGCGGCTCACAAACTTTATCCGCTATGCATCGGATCTTAAAACAGTCCACCGCTGCTGCACTTCTGAAACCCGTGACTGCTCCACCTGTAAAGATGGTGCGGCCCATATGAGCTGGGTAATGGTCAATAAACGTGCCCACATCAAAACAACGAAGGATCTGCAGAATTGGATTGAAGTGTACGAGATGTTTGCAAAATTATACCAGTTTATTCCCTGGTAG
- a CDS encoding beta-ketoacyl-[acyl-carrier-protein] synthase family protein: MGNKTPVIIGYDAISALGNDLELQWQDALAGKSGIGPLSRFPLKDDFPVRIAGQVPDFEDTDKKYPFLTARHQASWSSPVFKYGMLSVARALESSGLEITPELAPRVAVTYSSAVGGLDAVLHADRRLQAENKLPHPYANPNSCINMIGGKIAILTGAQGPIVTPVTACATGLTSMLTGAMFLAQGRADVAICGAVDFALVEPIVAGFYTMNGVYIPKEGNEDEAPERASRPFSRNRRGFIISEGAGAVILATPEFARNHGLGFSIELSGWGMTSDAHHFVAPNFATVRQCMQNAMDDAGISPAEIAVINAHAASTKVGDKVEYDAITALFGKNTPPVTANKSLIGHPMGASSVIESIFSFQGMRDGVLPPTINYLPDPEIVIDCVANEKRKLEQEFVLKNSFGFGGCNSCAIFKRIH, encoded by the coding sequence ATGGGAAACAAAACCCCGGTCATCATTGGCTACGATGCCATTTCCGCACTCGGCAACGATCTTGAGCTGCAGTGGCAGGATGCCCTGGCTGGAAAAAGCGGTATCGGCCCTCTCTCCCGCTTCCCCCTGAAAGATGATTTTCCCGTTCGCATCGCTGGGCAGGTTCCTGATTTTGAGGATACGGACAAGAAGTACCCCTTTCTCACAGCCAGACATCAGGCTAGCTGGAGTTCCCCGGTTTTTAAATACGGAATGCTCTCCGTTGCCAGAGCGCTCGAATCTTCCGGTCTTGAAATAACCCCGGAACTTGCCCCACGGGTAGCTGTTACCTACAGCTCAGCGGTGGGTGGTCTCGATGCCGTCTTACATGCGGACAGACGACTCCAGGCTGAAAACAAACTCCCCCATCCCTACGCAAATCCCAACTCCTGTATCAATATGATTGGCGGTAAAATCGCCATCCTGACCGGAGCCCAGGGACCCATTGTAACCCCGGTCACCGCCTGTGCCACCGGCCTCACTTCCATGCTCACAGGAGCTATGTTCCTGGCCCAGGGCCGGGCGGACGTTGCCATCTGCGGGGCCGTTGATTTTGCTCTTGTTGAGCCCATTGTCGCAGGCTTTTACACCATGAACGGTGTCTACATCCCAAAGGAAGGCAATGAAGATGAAGCACCGGAACGTGCCAGCCGTCCCTTTTCCCGCAACCGGCGCGGGTTTATTATCTCAGAGGGTGCTGGAGCTGTGATTCTGGCCACCCCTGAATTCGCCAGAAATCATGGCCTGGGGTTCAGCATTGAGCTCAGCGGATGGGGAATGACCTCGGATGCCCACCATTTTGTAGCGCCTAACTTTGCAACCGTCAGGCAGTGCATGCAGAATGCCATGGATGATGCCGGTATCAGTCCTGCTGAGATAGCGGTAATTAACGCCCATGCCGCATCAACAAAGGTTGGTGACAAGGTGGAATATGATGCCATCACAGCACTCTTTGGTAAAAACACACCTCCGGTGACTGCCAACAAATCACTCATCGGCCATCCCATGGGGGCATCGAGCGTTATAGAGTCCATTTTCAGCTTTCAGGGTATGCGTGATGGCGTACTTCCGCCCACTATTAACTACCTGCCAGACCCCGAGATTGTTATTGACTGTGTCGCAAACGAAAAACGAAAACTTGAACAGGAGTTTGTTCTGAAAAACTCTTTCGGCTTTGGCGGCTGTAACAGTTGTGCCATATTTAAACGGATACACTAA
- a CDS encoding beta-ketoacyl-[acyl-carrier-protein] synthase family protein, which translates to MRAPLNRRVFVAGYAAATPLGNTFEKTWAAAIQGKAAFRRVTRCETESRSNVVGEIPDWDPSLLPYVNRKEASIWNADYIFLTMEMCRQALENAGLEMTEETGPRTACMIGSALNGTDSYRIAMDNYVNRGPFKVSPYLLPNVCANLPAGKAGMLLNFTGPIFSPQGACASGNHAIAIGSRMIRDGDCDFVLAGGVETCIIPEIIQGFSNMLATIKVGHKDRAYDDPTQASRPFSLDRKGFVLSEGAGVLLLAAEDKIESLGLSKKAEVAGVGWTSDAKHFTRPNRETIVRAIHDAIYDAEISPQDIGSINAHGTSTPTGDATEVECMREVFGKEISKIPVTANKSQVGHSLGASAAIEAALSIEAMSQSILLPTVNHIPDPAFADIDVVPSQTRKHSYEHILSNSFGFGGTNCCIVFKGI; encoded by the coding sequence ATGAGAGCACCACTTAACAGACGGGTTTTTGTAGCCGGATATGCGGCGGCAACCCCACTCGGAAATACCTTTGAGAAGACCTGGGCCGCTGCAATACAGGGAAAGGCAGCTTTCCGCCGTGTAACACGGTGCGAAACCGAAAGCCGCTCCAACGTGGTTGGTGAAATCCCGGACTGGGATCCATCACTTCTCCCCTATGTGAACCGTAAAGAAGCCTCTATCTGGAACGCAGATTACATTTTCCTCACCATGGAGATGTGCAGGCAGGCCCTGGAAAATGCCGGTCTTGAAATGACTGAGGAGACCGGTCCAAGAACGGCATGCATGATAGGTTCTGCACTCAACGGCACCGATTCCTACCGGATTGCCATGGATAACTATGTCAACCGTGGCCCGTTCAAGGTAAGCCCCTATCTCCTTCCAAACGTATGCGCCAATCTGCCAGCCGGAAAAGCAGGAATGCTGCTCAATTTCACCGGCCCTATCTTCTCTCCACAGGGCGCCTGCGCCTCGGGCAACCACGCAATCGCCATCGGCTCGAGAATGATACGGGATGGTGATTGTGACTTTGTCCTCGCCGGTGGAGTCGAAACCTGCATAATCCCCGAAATCATCCAGGGATTCTCCAATATGCTTGCCACCATTAAAGTAGGCCATAAAGATCGTGCCTACGATGATCCGACTCAGGCCTCACGCCCCTTCAGTTTGGATCGCAAGGGATTTGTCCTCTCCGAGGGCGCCGGGGTACTTCTTCTTGCTGCAGAAGACAAAATTGAATCACTTGGACTTAGCAAAAAAGCTGAAGTTGCAGGGGTCGGCTGGACCTCAGATGCGAAACACTTCACCCGGCCAAACCGGGAAACAATCGTCCGGGCAATCCACGACGCCATTTACGATGCCGAAATCAGTCCACAGGATATCGGCAGCATCAACGCCCACGGCACATCCACTCCGACCGGCGATGCCACTGAGGTTGAGTGCATGCGTGAGGTGTTCGGTAAAGAAATCAGTAAAATTCCGGTTACAGCCAACAAATCACAGGTTGGACACAGTCTGGGGGCATCGGCTGCCATTGAGGCAGCACTTTCTATTGAAGCGATGAGCCAATCCATACTCCTGCCCACGGTCAATCATATTCCCGATCCGGCCTTTGCAGATATTGATGTCGTTCCGAGTCAAACCCGTAAGCACTCCTACGAACATATACTTTCCAACTCATTCGGCTTTGGTGGAACCAATTGCTGTATAGTCTTTAAAGGAATCTGA